In Falco biarmicus isolate bFalBia1 chromosome 7, bFalBia1.pri, whole genome shotgun sequence, a single window of DNA contains:
- the ZWILCH gene encoding protein zwilch homolog isoform X1, with amino-acid sequence MAAARWRAAAALYGQLRRIYEEAGRSTPEHPYLFETDVEICLIGGSHKSPIRGFWNGKSMIYILQKARHNEEGDPMEKSKTDDAIYASELSPKESSGPVALSVSRAKQLISLYTMAQNPNMTHLQIGELVVLPPLWIRCDGSDPEHTCWLGAEPLKAGNKITGINLYMVTCDSPTANKTNFANLEELKMAHKMTHHTSNVMTKGFVQYELSRAAAVGDTIVRYERNIYVDITWNPIDKILQTPPLISAATLNIAVESGDPRSPVYQLYKELQFLLALAEGLKTGVTEWPQPLQSDSAVKLVQEFLTDLKKKLDGYCISGNKNETEKIKCDTAAVDSSIKSVFSEREDLDFAEQLWCKMRSVSSYQELIDCFTLIIKSLEHGEMQPWIHQGSSSLLSKLIQQSYHGKMEVISLDGITPVQMLLEIGLDKVKKDYVNFFVGQELATLTYLDYFISTSVDLQEQVHRVQKLHHMLEVMLSCTVLLEFKHENLFPLTQICIKYYKENPLNEKHVFQLPIRPALVKKFYRNDQPEVWKVDISSGHGLQKVRTTWQVSTNPPAEHKLSNNTGLFSDSTVKESSEEKMYFITMAKCSQVHFT; translated from the exons ATGGCGGCGGCGCGGTGGCGGGCGGCTGCCGCGCTGTACGGGCAGCTGCGCCG aatatATGAAGAAGCGGGGAGAAGCACCCCTGAACATCCGTATCTCTTCGAG actgatGTAGAGATCTGTTTGATTGGTGGTAGTCACAAAAGTCCCATCAGAGGATTTTGGAATGGAAAAAGTATGATATATATTTTGCAGAAAGCA AGACACAATGAAGAAGGTGACCCAATGGAAAAATCAAAAACTGATGATGCTATTTATGCTTCTGAGCTTTCACCAAAGGAGAGTTCTGGGCCAGTGGCTCTTTCTGTCAGCAGAGCAAA GCAGTTGATTTCATTATATACAATGGCACAAAATCCAAATATGACGCACTTGCAGATAGGTGAACTGGTTGTGCTCCCTCCCCTCTGGATAAGGTGTGATGGTTCTGATCCTGAACATACTTGTTGGCTTGGAGCTGAACCTCTGAAAGCTGGAAACAAAATCACAGGGATCAATCTGTATATGGTTACATGTGATA gTCCTACAGCTAATAAAACCAATTTTGCAAACCTGGAAGAGCTCAAAATGGCACATAAAATGACCCATCACACATCTAAT GTGATGACAAAAGGTTTTGTTCAGTATGAACTTAGTAGAGCTGCTGCAGTAGGGGACACAATTGTACGATATGAAAGGAATATATATGTTGATATTACCTGGAATCCTATAGATAAGATTCTGCAGACACCCCCGCTAATTTCAGCTGCCACACTG AATATTGCAGTGGAGTCCGGGGACCCCCGAAGTCCTGTATATCAGCTATATAAGgaactgcagtttcttctt GCTTTGGCCGAGGGTTTGAAGACAGGTGTGACTGAGTGGCCTCAGCCCTTACAGTCCGATTCAGCTGTCAAACTGGTACAGGAATTTCTGACTG ATCTAAAGAAGAAGCTGGATGGATATTGTATATCTGGGAACAAGAATGAAACGGAG AAAATCAAATGTGACACAGCTGCGGTGGACAGTTCAATAAAATCAGTCTTCAGTGAGCGAGAAGACCTGGATTTTGCTGAACAATTATGGTGCAAAATGAGAA GTGTCAGTTCCTATCAAGAGTTGATAGATTGTTTCACACTGATCATAAAATCCCTGGAACATGGTGAGATGCAGCCGTGg aTTCATCAAGGGAGTAGCAGTTTGCTAAGTAAATTGATTCAGCAGTCTTATCATGGAAAGATGGAGGTCATTTCCCTCGATGGCATCACTCCAGTTCAAATGCTCCTGGAGATTGGTTTGGATAAGGTGAAGAAGGATTATGTCAATTTTTTCGTCG GCCAGGAACTTGCAACATTAACCTACTTG GATTACTTCATTTCCACATCAGTAGATCTACAAGAACAAGTTCATCGTGTTCAAAAGCTTCACCATATGCTGGAAGTAATGCTCAGCTGTACAGTCTTACTTGAGTTTAAACATGAGAACCTCTTCCCTTTGACACA AATTTGCATAAAGTATTATAAGGAAAACCCTCTGAATGAGAAACATGTATTTCAACTGCCGATCAGACCAGCTCTTGTCAAGAAATTCTATCGCAA TGATCAACCAGAAGTATGGAAGGTGGACATAAGTAGTGGGCATGGACTGCAGAAGGTTAGAACAACATGGCAAGTTAGTACTAATCCTCCAGCTGAACATAAGCTATCAAACAATACAG GTCTCTTTTCTGATTCCACGGTTAAagaaagcagtgaagaaaaaatgtattttattacaaTGGCTAAGTGCAGTCAGGTGCATTTCACATAA
- the ZWILCH gene encoding protein zwilch homolog isoform X3, whose protein sequence is MIYILQKARHNEEGDPMEKSKTDDAIYASELSPKESSGPVALSVSRAKQLISLYTMAQNPNMTHLQIGELVVLPPLWIRCDGSDPEHTCWLGAEPLKAGNKITGINLYMVTCDSPTANKTNFANLEELKMAHKMTHHTSNVMTKGFVQYELSRAAAVGDTIVRYERNIYVDITWNPIDKILQTPPLISAATLNIAVESGDPRSPVYQLYKELQFLLALAEGLKTGVTEWPQPLQSDSAVKLVQEFLTDLKKKLDGYCISGNKNETEKIKCDTAAVDSSIKSVFSEREDLDFAEQLWCKMRSVSSYQELIDCFTLIIKSLEHGEMQPWIHQGSSSLLSKLIQQSYHGKMEVISLDGITPVQMLLEIGLDKVKKDYVNFFVGQELATLTYLDYFISTSVDLQEQVHRVQKLHHMLEVMLSCTVLLEFKHENLFPLTQICIKYYKENPLNEKHVFQLPIRPALVKKFYRNDQPEVWKVDISSGHGLQKVRTTWQVSTNPPAEHKLSNNTGLFSDSTVKESSEEKMYFITMAKCSQVHFT, encoded by the exons ATGATATATATTTTGCAGAAAGCA AGACACAATGAAGAAGGTGACCCAATGGAAAAATCAAAAACTGATGATGCTATTTATGCTTCTGAGCTTTCACCAAAGGAGAGTTCTGGGCCAGTGGCTCTTTCTGTCAGCAGAGCAAA GCAGTTGATTTCATTATATACAATGGCACAAAATCCAAATATGACGCACTTGCAGATAGGTGAACTGGTTGTGCTCCCTCCCCTCTGGATAAGGTGTGATGGTTCTGATCCTGAACATACTTGTTGGCTTGGAGCTGAACCTCTGAAAGCTGGAAACAAAATCACAGGGATCAATCTGTATATGGTTACATGTGATA gTCCTACAGCTAATAAAACCAATTTTGCAAACCTGGAAGAGCTCAAAATGGCACATAAAATGACCCATCACACATCTAAT GTGATGACAAAAGGTTTTGTTCAGTATGAACTTAGTAGAGCTGCTGCAGTAGGGGACACAATTGTACGATATGAAAGGAATATATATGTTGATATTACCTGGAATCCTATAGATAAGATTCTGCAGACACCCCCGCTAATTTCAGCTGCCACACTG AATATTGCAGTGGAGTCCGGGGACCCCCGAAGTCCTGTATATCAGCTATATAAGgaactgcagtttcttctt GCTTTGGCCGAGGGTTTGAAGACAGGTGTGACTGAGTGGCCTCAGCCCTTACAGTCCGATTCAGCTGTCAAACTGGTACAGGAATTTCTGACTG ATCTAAAGAAGAAGCTGGATGGATATTGTATATCTGGGAACAAGAATGAAACGGAG AAAATCAAATGTGACACAGCTGCGGTGGACAGTTCAATAAAATCAGTCTTCAGTGAGCGAGAAGACCTGGATTTTGCTGAACAATTATGGTGCAAAATGAGAA GTGTCAGTTCCTATCAAGAGTTGATAGATTGTTTCACACTGATCATAAAATCCCTGGAACATGGTGAGATGCAGCCGTGg aTTCATCAAGGGAGTAGCAGTTTGCTAAGTAAATTGATTCAGCAGTCTTATCATGGAAAGATGGAGGTCATTTCCCTCGATGGCATCACTCCAGTTCAAATGCTCCTGGAGATTGGTTTGGATAAGGTGAAGAAGGATTATGTCAATTTTTTCGTCG GCCAGGAACTTGCAACATTAACCTACTTG GATTACTTCATTTCCACATCAGTAGATCTACAAGAACAAGTTCATCGTGTTCAAAAGCTTCACCATATGCTGGAAGTAATGCTCAGCTGTACAGTCTTACTTGAGTTTAAACATGAGAACCTCTTCCCTTTGACACA AATTTGCATAAAGTATTATAAGGAAAACCCTCTGAATGAGAAACATGTATTTCAACTGCCGATCAGACCAGCTCTTGTCAAGAAATTCTATCGCAA TGATCAACCAGAAGTATGGAAGGTGGACATAAGTAGTGGGCATGGACTGCAGAAGGTTAGAACAACATGGCAAGTTAGTACTAATCCTCCAGCTGAACATAAGCTATCAAACAATACAG GTCTCTTTTCTGATTCCACGGTTAAagaaagcagtgaagaaaaaatgtattttattacaaTGGCTAAGTGCAGTCAGGTGCATTTCACATAA
- the ZWILCH gene encoding protein zwilch homolog isoform X2 gives MEKSKTDDAIYASELSPKESSGPVALSVSRAKQLISLYTMAQNPNMTHLQIGELVVLPPLWIRCDGSDPEHTCWLGAEPLKAGNKITGINLYMVTCDSPTANKTNFANLEELKMAHKMTHHTSNVMTKGFVQYELSRAAAVGDTIVRYERNIYVDITWNPIDKILQTPPLISAATLNIAVESGDPRSPVYQLYKELQFLLALAEGLKTGVTEWPQPLQSDSAVKLVQEFLTDLKKKLDGYCISGNKNETEKIKCDTAAVDSSIKSVFSEREDLDFAEQLWCKMRSVSSYQELIDCFTLIIKSLEHGEMQPWIHQGSSSLLSKLIQQSYHGKMEVISLDGITPVQMLLEIGLDKVKKDYVNFFVGQELATLTYLDYFISTSVDLQEQVHRVQKLHHMLEVMLSCTVLLEFKHENLFPLTQICIKYYKENPLNEKHVFQLPIRPALVKKFYRNDQPEVWKVDISSGHGLQKVRTTWQVSTNPPAEHKLSNNTGLFSDSTVKESSEEKMYFITMAKCSQVHFT, from the exons ATGGAAAAATCAAAAACTGATGATGCTATTTATGCTTCTGAGCTTTCACCAAAGGAGAGTTCTGGGCCAGTGGCTCTTTCTGTCAGCAGAGCAAA GCAGTTGATTTCATTATATACAATGGCACAAAATCCAAATATGACGCACTTGCAGATAGGTGAACTGGTTGTGCTCCCTCCCCTCTGGATAAGGTGTGATGGTTCTGATCCTGAACATACTTGTTGGCTTGGAGCTGAACCTCTGAAAGCTGGAAACAAAATCACAGGGATCAATCTGTATATGGTTACATGTGATA gTCCTACAGCTAATAAAACCAATTTTGCAAACCTGGAAGAGCTCAAAATGGCACATAAAATGACCCATCACACATCTAAT GTGATGACAAAAGGTTTTGTTCAGTATGAACTTAGTAGAGCTGCTGCAGTAGGGGACACAATTGTACGATATGAAAGGAATATATATGTTGATATTACCTGGAATCCTATAGATAAGATTCTGCAGACACCCCCGCTAATTTCAGCTGCCACACTG AATATTGCAGTGGAGTCCGGGGACCCCCGAAGTCCTGTATATCAGCTATATAAGgaactgcagtttcttctt GCTTTGGCCGAGGGTTTGAAGACAGGTGTGACTGAGTGGCCTCAGCCCTTACAGTCCGATTCAGCTGTCAAACTGGTACAGGAATTTCTGACTG ATCTAAAGAAGAAGCTGGATGGATATTGTATATCTGGGAACAAGAATGAAACGGAG AAAATCAAATGTGACACAGCTGCGGTGGACAGTTCAATAAAATCAGTCTTCAGTGAGCGAGAAGACCTGGATTTTGCTGAACAATTATGGTGCAAAATGAGAA GTGTCAGTTCCTATCAAGAGTTGATAGATTGTTTCACACTGATCATAAAATCCCTGGAACATGGTGAGATGCAGCCGTGg aTTCATCAAGGGAGTAGCAGTTTGCTAAGTAAATTGATTCAGCAGTCTTATCATGGAAAGATGGAGGTCATTTCCCTCGATGGCATCACTCCAGTTCAAATGCTCCTGGAGATTGGTTTGGATAAGGTGAAGAAGGATTATGTCAATTTTTTCGTCG GCCAGGAACTTGCAACATTAACCTACTTG GATTACTTCATTTCCACATCAGTAGATCTACAAGAACAAGTTCATCGTGTTCAAAAGCTTCACCATATGCTGGAAGTAATGCTCAGCTGTACAGTCTTACTTGAGTTTAAACATGAGAACCTCTTCCCTTTGACACA AATTTGCATAAAGTATTATAAGGAAAACCCTCTGAATGAGAAACATGTATTTCAACTGCCGATCAGACCAGCTCTTGTCAAGAAATTCTATCGCAA TGATCAACCAGAAGTATGGAAGGTGGACATAAGTAGTGGGCATGGACTGCAGAAGGTTAGAACAACATGGCAAGTTAGTACTAATCCTCCAGCTGAACATAAGCTATCAAACAATACAG GTCTCTTTTCTGATTCCACGGTTAAagaaagcagtgaagaaaaaatgtattttattacaaTGGCTAAGTGCAGTCAGGTGCATTTCACATAA